Genomic window (Notolabrus celidotus isolate fNotCel1 chromosome 15, fNotCel1.pri, whole genome shotgun sequence):
agatgatgttattgatttaaagatgatttattgatttaaaggtgatttGTTGATGTTTCAGCGTAGGCAAAAGAAAAGATGACTTTTTGTGCTTTTCAGATCTTTGTCAGTCATCAGTTTTTTCTAGAGGTGTAATATTGAGTCTTCTTTTGTTCATTACTAATATTTTGCACTTATAGTTCACATTAATAAGTTATTACGTTCAAAATCATGTCAAACGTTCATCAGCAGCAGGATTATGGTGATAAAGGGAAGCGTCTGCAGCGTCTGCTGTGAACACGATCAAGTCCAGCTTgacaaaagagcaaagataCTGATGAAGGGAAACAGGTGATAGATTGAAAGAGATCTGTTGGACTGAAGGAGAGTGGAAATGAAATGTAACTCTGATAACAAAGTCAATCTCCAAAGCATCTGTTCTAGGAAGAGTTTATCTCCTGAAATCTGAAATGACAAGTGTTTGAAAATGAGAAGTGAGCTCTGtttgaaacaacaaacaaactctcTCAAAGCACTCCTCTTCCTGAACCAGAGCTGGATAAcccctccctcttcttcctgctcccAAACACAGCCAGCTCCACTCTGAGCAAACACTTCCTGGTTCCCTCCCCTCTCTACAGTTTGAAGATGGGTGGAACCAACAAGAGCTCATTTATGAAGAAATGAAACTCAGTCAGTCACTGGTACTGAGAGTTGAAATGGCGCAGAAAGGAGTTCAGCCATACCGAGAAACCTTCTCTTGTTCCATCTGTCTGGACCTACCGAAGGATCCGGTGACTGttccctgtggacacagctacTGCAAGAACTGTATTAAAGCCCACTGGGATACagaggatgagaagagagaCTACAGCTGCCCTCAGTGTAGGCAGACCTTCACACGGAGGCCTGTCCTGGGGAAAAACACCATGTTAGCAGATTtagtggaggagctgaagaagactGGACTCCAAGCTGCTCCTTCTGATCACTGCTATGCTGGACCTGAAGATGTGGCCTGTGACGTCTGCACCGGGAGGAAACTGAGAGCCAGTAAGTCCTGTCTGCAGTGTCTGGCTTCTTACTGTGAGAAACACCTTCAGCCTCATTTTGAAATACGGGTCTTTaagaaacacaagctggtgGAGCCTTCCAAGAAGCTCCCGGAGAACGTCTGCTCTCGTCAtgatgaggtgatgaagatgttctgCCATACTGATCAGCAGTTTATCTgttatctctgctctgtggaTGAACATAAAGGCCACGACAcagtctcagctgcagcagaaaggactgagaggcagagagagctcaAGGGGACTCGActaaacatccagcagagaatccaggacagagagaaagatgtgaaGCTGCTTCAACAGGAGGTGGAGGTTATCAACGGCTCCGCTGATAAAGCAGTGGAGCACAGTGAGGAGATGTTCACTGAGCTGATCCGTCTCATGGAGAAAAGACGCTctgatgtgaagcagcaggtcagatcccagcaggaaactgaagtgagtcgagtcaaagagcttcaggagaagctggagcaggagatcactgagctgaagaggagagatgctgagctgcagaagctgtcacacacagaggaccacaACCAGTTTCTACAGGACTACCCCTCACTGTCAGGACTCAGTGGATCTACACACTCATGCAGCATCAAGACCCGTCCTCTGAGTTACTTTGAGgatgtgacagcagctgtgtcAGGAGTCAGAGATAAACTACAGGACGTtctgagagagggatggacaaacatctcacagacagggacTGAAGTGAATGTTTTACTGTCACAACCaagaccagaaccagagccaaagaCCAGAGCTGAGTTCTTAAAATACTCACGTGACATCAcactggatccaaacacagcaTACACAAAGCTGTTATTATCTGATGGGAACAGAAAAGCAACGTATACGTTTCAAGTTCAGTCTTATTCTAGTCACCCAGACAGATTCACTGATTGGTTTCAGGTCCTGAGTAGAGAGGGTCTGACTGGACGttgttactgggaggtggagCGGAGAGGAGGAGTTTTTGTAGCAGTCGCATACAAGAATATCAGCAGAGCAGGGAGCTcacttgaatgtttgtttggacGCAATGACAAATCTTGGTCTTTATATTGTGACAACACCAGATATTACTTTTTGTTCAACCAAGTGGAGACTCCTGTCTCAGGTCCTCAGTCCTCCAGAGTAGGAGTGTGCCTGGATCACAGAGCAGGtactctgtccttctacagcgtCTCTAAAACcatgactctcctccacagagtccagaccacattcactcagccTCTACATGCTGGACTCTGTGTTTATTATTCTGGATCAGCTGAGTTGTGTAGGCTGGAATAGACAGAAGTCATTTCAGGGACAGTGGGTTCACTTCTGTGTTTGAATTCTTCAACTTGatttttattcctgtttgttGCTGAGAGCTGATTGttgtcagctgtcaatcaaacttgGTGGGCGGGACTTTGACATCTTCTCCTTTGTTGTTGTAACTGTTATTTACCATGAAATGGATCAAATACCAATGAATGAACAATCCACCAATATCTATATCTAGGTTCAGGAGGAGGACGGGGAGCAAAACTCCACCATGACTGTATATTGCTTAGCACTTTGTACGTTGCTTAACGCCGCtggagtggctgcttgttgcagcagctctctcttcgttgttcttttttcgatttttgttcatatctgtttagttctctttgtatttggagcctgtcaggacttttaatgactcatttgttggccatagacaccaaactggctacgtttacagtggtgtttttactatttttgttcctgtgtgtgtctggagatcctgtgtaaccacggtaacattgtttacatatgagatcagctgttagcatcccgtagcatgttgatgctaaacaatgctaggcccaatgttccctgtgagctgaggagaaggaggcaaagacgacgtgctggtactgaggtgcaagctaaaaaagacgacatggacctgtcctgccacacaccgttatggggaatgtaagatctatctacgataaggtggacgagctaacccagcaccagagggaatactggcagagtagcatcatgctaacagagctaacactggacatgaacgccacattgaaaggatttcacctgctgtgggcggacaggatacaggagagcaagactgaacgaactggggaagaagaccagctcagtcctggaccctgtggaggtggtggctgacaggaggattatggccaagctgtcgtctttgatggacatttctttcctacaTATATTCTTGCTAAATTCATGTCCTgaacaccttcttgtttgctgctgtaactccatgaatttctccactgtgggacgaataaaggagtatcttatcttatcttatcttatatggCAACAATGAAAAGATTCATTCACAGTTCAGAACAGTGTGAATTTGAACTTTgagcttttttcctttttaaagccccaaaaaagaacaaagacataaacaatgataaaataataacacttgCTATTAACAAATGTCcttaacttgtgtgtttgttcagagctctgtttgaatttgaaatgaCCAGTAAAACTCAACATCAGTTCATCTGTccactcttgtgttttttcttctggaCCCGGGTACTAATAGGATTCATTTCTTgaatccttctttcttcttcttcagttgtAAAGATGCAGCTCTCTTTGTAAAGTGTGTTAAAGTTCAGTTCAGTGGAGTCAAAAGGTTTGGAGTTCAGTcagctctgtttctttctccttcactttGTTAGTTAGTGCGGTGCTGAATGAAGCTaagaagagacacacacacacacacacacacacacacacacacacacacacacacacacacacacacacacacacacacacacacacacacacacacacacacacaggctaacAGGAAGTTATCATACTGTGCCAGCAGCTCAATTATGCTTAAAGAATGATCATTATCTATCAAACCTAGTGTCTGAATGGCAGATCTAAATATAATGTCACATCTAACAGTCTCTTCAGAAGTGCTTTGTTATTTTCAATTTCTGTGTCCATCAGTTTTTGTTGCTGGCTGTCAATTCCAGAGGTCTCTGAGACAGAGTGATGTAGATATTTCCAGTGGCAATATTTGTGTCCACTGTGGAGACATTTTTGTGGGCCATAGCCCAGAGTCACTGTAACAGATGTTCAGATGTCAGACTGCTGCTCTGACCCGCTCTGCTCGGGCAGCGGACCCTCGTCCTCCTTACCATAACTTTCACTCTTCTccccgtctctctctccctgtgacTGGAGCTGGTGGTCACAGCCCCTCCCCCTCCGTGTTCATGTgtacagctctctctctctctctctctctctctctctctctctctctctctctctctctctctcctcctgagcAACAAGCCTCACCTGTGTCACCTGTCATCTACAAGCTGCAGCTGAGTCTCTCCTCCCATCTCTCAGACTGAGCTGTGAGAGGAGGTTTGGTTTTAGACGAGCTAACGGTCATTTAAGCTAACTGTCATTTAAGCTAACCGTCATTTAAGCTAACCATCATTTAAGCTAACAGTCATTTAAGCTAACAGTCATTTAAGCTAACGGTCATTTAAGCTAACGGTCATTTAAGCTAACGGTCATTTAAGCTAGGCTGAATCTGCTCGTCATCGCCTGatctctgtgtttatctgttttaCCTGGTGCAGGATTATCCTGGGTCACTTTGTTTTCCACTTCACATCATTCTAAAAAATGTGCCCATAAATTCACATCCACCCatcttttcatttctctttctcttttctctcgtAGTGTTTGTGCTCCTGATTTCTGGCACAGGGGTTAGCAGGAGGGGGGCGGGGTTAGCAGGAGGGGGGCGGGGTTAGTGGGATAACATTTGAATGCATGGCTATGATGGGCCGAACCATTTTTACATGAAGGGAGAGTAAAATTGTTTTTGATCACTATGTCACGTAAaaataggaaaataaaacaaggaaaGCTTCTAAAGGGGCTCAAATATTACACTTTTAAAGAGGaatgaaatacattaaaaaaaaaaattcagaaaataTTTTCACTGTCACAGGGCCCAGTTCTTGGCCCCCTTCTGACCAAGGACCAGGGCCAACTGACCCGGAAAATATCTCTGATTATATCTGATTATGAatatatctgatttaaagatACTTTACTAATTTAAAGAtgaatgtattgatttaaagatgaattattgatttaaagatgaattATTGACCTGCCTTTATCACCACAAAGGGCAGTATCTGCCGTGAACACGCTGCCATCTGGTGGATCTTCACTGTCATCAGCACCAACTGAGATTAAATAAAAGCCTTTATGAGGATCAGACATGATCTCATATATCTGTTCTACACTTACAGGACCAAGTTTTCAAATCAAGTCCAGCTTGACAAAATAGCAAAGATACTGATGAAGGGAAACAGGTGATAGATTGAAAGAGATCTGTTGGACTGAAGGAGAGTGGAAATGAAATGTAACTCTGACAACAAAGTTAATCTCCAAAGCATCTGTTCTAAGAAGAGTTTATCTCCTGAAATCTGAAATGACAAGTGTTTGAAAATGAGAAGTGAGCTCTGtttgaaacaacaaacaaactctcTCAAAGCACTCCTCTTCCTGAACCAGAGCTGGATAAcccctccctcttcttcctgctctcAAACACAGCCAGCTCCACTCACAAGAGCACACACTTCCTGGTTCCCTCCCCTCTAGATCTACAGTTTGAAGATGGGTGGAACCAACAAGAGCTGACATTCAGAGCTCTGACACATGACATGTAGATCAGAGCTCAGACTAG
Coding sequences:
- the LOC117826250 gene encoding tripartite motif-containing protein 16-like codes for the protein MAQKGVQPYRETFSCSICLDLPKDPVTVPCGHSYCKNCIKAHWDTEDEKRDYSCPQCRQTFTRRPVLGKNTMLADLVEELKKTGLQAAPSDHCYAGPEDVACDVCTGRKLRASKSCLQCLASYCEKHLQPHFEIRVFKKHKLVEPSKKLPENVCSRHDEVMKMFCHTDQQFICYLCSVDEHKGHDTVSAAAERTERQRELKGTRLNIQQRIQDREKDVKLLQQEVEVINGSADKAVEHSEEMFTELIRLMEKRRSDVKQQVRSQQETEVSRVKELQEKLEQEITELKRRDAELQKLSHTEDHNQFLQDYPSLSGLSGSTHSCSIKTRPLSYFEDVTAAVSGVRDKLQDVLREGWTNISQTGTEVNVLLSQPRPEPEPKTRAEFLKYSRDITLDPNTAYTKLLLSDGNRKATYTFQVQSYSSHPDRFTDWFQVLSREGLTGRCYWEVERRGGVFVAVAYKNISRAGSSLECLFGRNDKSWSLYCDNTRYYFLFNQVETPVSGPQSSRVGVCLDHRAGTLSFYSVSKTMTLLHRVQTTFTQPLHAGLCVYYSGSAELCRLE